From Streptomyces sp. NBC_00690, a single genomic window includes:
- the sigJ gene encoding RNA polymerase sigma factor SigJ has translation MAALAEFEEQRGRLWGIAYRMSGSVADADDAVQDAWLRWSGLPDGTADDPRAYLTTVISRICYDRLTSARARREQYTGPWLPEPLVTQEGPEERAALDESVSIALLTMLERLGPTERTALILHDVFAVPFAEIAEVVGRSPDSVRQSASRARRRVRAEAPGRPVARAEHRKAVEAFAAAVVAGDFEALLNILDPDVIWRSDGGGKVIAARLPVLGAEKVARFAQHLMRDFHPDRMWMVMREVNGAPGVLVADHTTGYTAVFSFTVDQGRIQEVNAMLNPDKLSHLDLDALR, from the coding sequence ATGGCCGCACTGGCCGAGTTCGAAGAACAGCGCGGACGGCTGTGGGGCATCGCCTACCGCATGAGCGGGTCCGTCGCGGACGCCGACGACGCCGTGCAGGACGCCTGGCTGCGCTGGTCGGGGCTGCCCGACGGCACGGCGGACGACCCCCGGGCGTATCTGACGACCGTGATCAGCCGTATCTGCTACGACCGGTTGACCTCCGCCCGGGCGCGCCGCGAGCAGTACACCGGCCCCTGGCTGCCCGAACCCCTGGTCACCCAGGAAGGCCCGGAGGAGCGGGCGGCCCTCGATGAGTCGGTGAGCATCGCGCTCCTGACCATGCTGGAACGGCTCGGCCCCACCGAGCGCACCGCACTGATCCTCCACGACGTCTTCGCCGTGCCCTTCGCCGAGATCGCCGAGGTGGTCGGCCGCAGTCCCGATTCCGTACGGCAGTCGGCCTCCCGCGCCCGCCGTCGGGTCCGCGCCGAGGCGCCCGGCCGTCCGGTGGCGCGTGCCGAGCACCGCAAGGCCGTCGAAGCCTTCGCAGCCGCCGTGGTGGCAGGGGACTTCGAGGCACTTCTGAACATCCTCGACCCCGATGTCATCTGGCGGTCGGACGGCGGCGGCAAGGTCATCGCCGCTCGGCTGCCGGTGCTCGGCGCCGAGAAGGTGGCCCGCTTCGCCCAGCATCTGATGCGCGACTTTCACCCGGACCGGATGTGGATGGTCATGCGGGAGGTCAACGGCGCGCCGGGAGTGCTCGTCGCCGACCACACCACCGGCTATACGGCCGTCTTCTCCTTCACGGTGGACCAGGGGCGCATCCAGGAAGTCAACGCCATGCTCAACCCGGACAAGCTCTCCCACCTCGATCTGGATGCCCTGCGCTGA
- a CDS encoding NAD(P)/FAD-dependent oxidoreductase, translating to MTTKRDKQQIIVLGAGYAGLLAALRLAPHAHVTLVDPADRFTERVRQHELVARPATNDLPLASLLRGTGVRHLPRRVTALDPLARKITTDDGQLLDYDCLVYALGSRTAVPTGVPSVRSAPRQSAGSPLTGELAPLETADASPRSEPAAPQVFTAETTPALCTLTRDRSGFLAVVGGGLTGIELAAELAESRPAWDVRLLTAGELAVGHSTRGRDHVRRVLTALGVRIEEGHTVADPLDVDADAVVWAAAMVPHTAVAAEAGLALDPASGRVAVDASLRSISHPEIYAVGDAAAAHSSRAGSLRMGCAAALPTGSHAATAIIAELRGRAPERLDFGYRLQCVSLGRRDGLVQFVRHDDSPRDRVLTGRTAAWAKERIVRSTVSVMGLARRAPDTIGRLPGF from the coding sequence ATGACGACGAAACGCGACAAGCAGCAGATCATCGTTCTCGGCGCGGGCTATGCGGGATTGCTGGCCGCGCTGCGGCTGGCACCGCACGCCCACGTCACCCTGGTCGATCCGGCCGACCGCTTCACCGAACGGGTACGTCAGCACGAACTCGTCGCCCGACCGGCAACGAACGATCTCCCGCTGGCCTCGCTCCTGCGCGGCACCGGTGTGCGCCACCTCCCCCGACGGGTCACGGCACTCGACCCGCTCGCCCGGAAGATCACCACGGACGACGGACAACTCCTCGACTACGACTGTCTGGTGTACGCCCTCGGCAGTCGTACGGCCGTTCCGACCGGCGTCCCCTCTGTACGTTCCGCACCTCGGCAGTCTGCTGGATCCCCACTCACCGGTGAACTCGCGCCGCTCGAAACCGCGGACGCCTCCCCTCGCTCCGAACCGGCTGCCCCGCAGGTCTTCACGGCAGAGACCACGCCGGCCCTGTGCACCCTGACCCGAGACCGCAGCGGCTTCCTGGCCGTCGTCGGCGGCGGGCTGACCGGGATCGAACTGGCCGCCGAGCTGGCCGAGTCACGACCTGCTTGGGACGTACGCTTGTTGACCGCGGGTGAACTCGCGGTCGGCCACTCGACGCGGGGCCGGGACCACGTTCGGAGGGTGCTGACGGCGCTGGGCGTACGCATCGAGGAAGGGCACACCGTGGCGGACCCGCTGGACGTGGACGCCGATGCGGTCGTGTGGGCGGCGGCCATGGTCCCCCATACGGCCGTGGCCGCGGAGGCTGGCCTCGCACTGGATCCAGCCAGCGGCCGGGTCGCCGTGGACGCATCCCTCCGCTCGATCAGTCATCCGGAGATCTACGCGGTCGGCGATGCCGCAGCCGCCCACTCGTCACGGGCGGGTTCGCTGCGCATGGGCTGTGCCGCGGCGCTGCCCACCGGCTCCCATGCGGCGACCGCGATCATCGCCGAACTCCGGGGCCGTGCACCCGAGCGGCTGGACTTCGGCTACCGGCTCCAGTGCGTGAGCCTGGGCCGCCGCGACGGCCTGGTCCAATTCGTCCGTCACGACGACAGTCCACGGGACCGCGTCCTCACCGGTCGTACGGCCGCTTGGGCCAAGGAACGCATCGTCCGTTCCACGGTCAGCGTGATGGGCCTGGCGCGGCGAGCTCCGGACACCATCGGGCGGCTGCCGGGCTTCTGA
- a CDS encoding ABC transporter ATP-binding protein — translation MMNSSDVAVLARGLTVVRGARTVLRGIDFTIPPGRITGLLGPSGCGKSTLMRAVAGTQAKVSGTLDILGSPAGHAALRSRIGYVTQAPSVYDDLTVRQNLDYFAAVLHPGRHQRKLRQDHVTRSIADVDLTSHTDALAGRLSGGQRSRVSLAVALLGTPELLVLDEPTVGLDPVLRRDLWSLFHRLAADRGTTILVSSHVMDEAERCHRLLLMREGEILAEDSPAALRLRTGTETVEAAFLHLVDATGTRPAPDPGLPPHHPPGGTTAASPDPGTQPEKPTATEESTVTEESTRTGQENAR, via the coding sequence ATGATGAATTCCTCTGATGTGGCCGTCCTGGCCCGCGGTCTCACCGTCGTACGAGGAGCCCGCACCGTCCTGCGCGGCATCGACTTCACCATTCCGCCCGGTCGAATCACCGGCCTGCTCGGCCCCTCCGGCTGCGGAAAATCCACCCTGATGCGCGCCGTCGCCGGCACCCAGGCAAAGGTCAGCGGCACGCTCGACATCCTCGGCAGCCCGGCCGGTCACGCCGCGCTCCGCTCCCGCATCGGCTATGTCACCCAGGCGCCCTCCGTCTACGACGACCTGACGGTCCGACAGAACCTGGACTACTTCGCCGCCGTGCTCCACCCCGGACGGCACCAACGAAAACTCCGCCAGGACCACGTCACCCGCTCCATCGCCGATGTGGACCTCACCTCCCACACGGACGCCCTCGCGGGACGCCTCTCCGGAGGCCAGCGCAGCCGGGTCTCGCTCGCCGTCGCCCTACTGGGCACGCCCGAACTCCTCGTCCTCGACGAACCCACCGTCGGACTCGACCCCGTACTGCGCCGAGACCTCTGGAGCCTCTTCCACCGGCTCGCAGCCGACCGCGGCACGACGATCCTCGTCTCCTCCCACGTGATGGACGAAGCCGAACGCTGCCACCGCCTCCTCCTGATGAGAGAAGGCGAGATCCTCGCCGAGGACAGCCCCGCTGCCCTCCGTCTGCGCACCGGCACCGAAACGGTCGAGGCGGCCTTCCTCCATCTGGTCGACGCGACCGGCACCCGCCCCGCTCCCGACCCGGGCCTCCCGCCGCACCACCCACCCGGGGGCACCACGGCAGCGTCCCCAGATCCCGGCACCCAGCCCGAAAAGCCGACCGCAACTGAAGAGTCGACCGTGACCGAAGAGTCGACCCGAACCGGTCAGGAGAACGCCCGATGA
- a CDS encoding ABC transporter permease encodes MSISRTLATAARVLRQLRHDRRSIALMVLVPCVMLFLLRYVFDASPRTFDSIGAALLGIFPLITMFLVTSIATLRERTSGTLERLLAMPLGKGDLITGYALAFGVIAIAQSLLATGLALWALGLDVVGSPWLLLLVALLDALLGTALGLFVSAFATSEFQAVQFMPAVIFPQLLLCGLFTPRENMQPILETISNALPMSYAVDAMTEVLRHPDPTGAFVRDVLVVGGCAVLVLGLGAATLRRRTA; translated from the coding sequence ATGAGCATCTCCCGCACCCTCGCCACCGCGGCCCGGGTACTACGTCAACTGCGCCACGACCGAAGGTCCATCGCCCTGATGGTCCTCGTCCCCTGCGTGATGCTGTTCCTCCTGCGCTATGTCTTCGACGCCAGCCCCCGCACCTTCGACTCCATCGGCGCCGCACTCCTCGGGATCTTCCCGCTGATCACGATGTTCCTGGTGACCTCCATCGCCACCCTGCGCGAACGCACGTCGGGCACCCTGGAACGCCTGCTCGCCATGCCCCTCGGCAAGGGCGACCTGATCACCGGCTACGCCCTGGCCTTCGGTGTCATCGCCATCGCCCAGTCCCTCCTGGCCACCGGCCTCGCACTCTGGGCTCTCGGCCTTGACGTCGTCGGCTCCCCCTGGCTGCTCCTGCTCGTCGCCCTCCTGGACGCACTGCTGGGCACGGCGCTCGGTCTCTTCGTCTCCGCCTTCGCCACCTCGGAGTTCCAGGCGGTCCAGTTCATGCCGGCCGTGATCTTCCCCCAACTCCTCCTCTGCGGTCTGTTCACCCCCCGCGAGAACATGCAGCCCATCCTGGAGACCATCTCCAACGCACTGCCCATGTCGTACGCCGTCGACGCCATGACCGAGGTCCTCCGCCATCCCGACCCCACCGGTGCCTTCGTCCGGGACGTCCTTGTGGTCGGGGGCTGCGCCGTCCTGGTCCTCGGTCTCGGCGCCGCCACCCTGCGTCGCCGCACGGCCTGA
- a CDS encoding SigE family RNA polymerase sigma factor: MTEDEFDALYATAFPRLVGQLTALTGDHGEAQDVVQEAFVRAWCRRASVLADRAPEAWVRTVAVRLAVSRWRRARRWRELVCGHGAAERVLEPGLEHLVIVQALRQLPEAQRRAVVLHHLCDLTVEQVAQETGSPTGTVKARLSRGRAALAKLLPPGGTVSVG; encoded by the coding sequence GTGACGGAGGACGAGTTCGACGCCCTGTACGCAACCGCGTTCCCCAGGCTGGTGGGACAACTGACCGCGTTGACGGGTGATCACGGTGAGGCGCAGGACGTGGTTCAGGAGGCGTTCGTCCGGGCCTGGTGTCGTCGTGCGTCCGTCCTGGCGGACAGGGCTCCCGAGGCATGGGTCAGGACGGTGGCGGTGCGGCTCGCGGTGAGCCGCTGGCGTAGGGCGAGGAGATGGCGCGAGCTGGTCTGCGGCCACGGCGCGGCGGAGCGGGTGCTGGAGCCGGGGCTGGAGCATCTGGTGATCGTCCAGGCCCTGCGGCAGTTACCGGAGGCTCAGCGCAGGGCCGTGGTGCTGCACCATCTGTGCGATCTGACCGTGGAGCAGGTCGCACAGGAGACGGGCTCGCCGACGGGGACGGTCAAGGCCCGGTTGTCTCGGGGGCGGGCCGCTCTCGCGAAGCTGCTCCCGCCCGGCGGCACCGTCTCCGTGGGCTGA